One genomic window of Spirochaetota bacterium includes the following:
- a CDS encoding TonB family protein gives MEFKFYSRDYSPKWVLFFVVSVLIHILAIMLIFLYFSDTNLELSVKEVNIKFISTQRPETSRSLSDVQQIQTTKKNISKDEVDDIVYEIVSPKISKSLSDASDTSDLAKPTKEITVSDRKIGSDLKRYERASEQTPSSIKGSKEGEISKDVDENELLSGKPTPLPSSKGSTTDSISGNISWIKGGPRKVVEWYSPEIPPNILRKQTEIILTFYIEPSGFVSRVEVLKTSGEPLVDEIVLKTMRRIRFNPANFSTVANVSITITPK, from the coding sequence ATGGAATTTAAGTTTTACTCAAGAGATTATAGTCCTAAATGGGTTCTATTTTTCGTAGTATCAGTTTTAATACATATACTTGCTATAATGTTGATTTTTCTTTATTTTAGTGATACTAATCTTGAACTGAGTGTTAAGGAAGTGAATATAAAATTCATATCCACTCAGAGACCTGAAACATCAAGGTCTCTATCTGATGTTCAACAAATTCAAACTACCAAAAAGAATATTTCCAAAGATGAAGTAGATGATATAGTTTATGAGATCGTCTCTCCCAAGATTTCAAAGTCTCTATCAGATGCTAGCGACACATCGGATCTTGCCAAACCTACGAAAGAGATTACAGTATCTGATAGAAAGATTGGTTCAGACCTCAAAAGGTATGAAAGAGCTTCTGAACAAACACCATCCTCAATTAAAGGTTCTAAAGAAGGGGAGATTTCAAAAGATGTTGATGAAAATGAATTGCTTTCTGGCAAACCTACACCTCTACCTTCATCAAAAGGTTCTACCACAGACAGCATAAGTGGTAATATATCTTGGATAAAAGGAGGGCCTAGAAAGGTAGTAGAATGGTATTCTCCGGAAATACCACCAAATATACTAAGAAAACAAACAGAGATAATACTCACTTTCTACATAGAACCTTCAGGCTTTGTATCAAGAGTTGAGGTTTTGAAAACATCTGGTGAGCCACTAGTTGATGAAATAGTGCTAAAAACTATGAGAAGAATAAGGTTCAATCCTGCGAATTTCTCAACAGTAGCAAATGTATCAATAACCATCACTCCAAAATAA
- the gmk gene encoding guanylate kinase gives MEQKVKLGKIFIISAPSGAGKTTILRRILKEVPNLHFSVSVTTRKPREGERDGIDYYFVSVDRVLEMFRNKELLEWAMVHGNFYGTPVWEVENKINAGMNVIVDVDVKGFMKIKRRYPEAISIFIVPPSIEELKNRLLSREGKKEFDENLRKRFEKATYEMSFRELYDYVVVNDDLDRACEELKSIILKNIEKQF, from the coding sequence ATGGAACAGAAGGTGAAGTTAGGTAAAATATTTATCATATCTGCACCATCCGGAGCAGGTAAGACTACAATTCTTAGGAGAATCCTGAAAGAAGTTCCAAACCTACATTTTTCGGTATCAGTTACAACTAGAAAGCCGCGGGAAGGAGAGAGAGATGGCATAGATTATTACTTCGTTTCCGTTGATAGAGTCCTTGAAATGTTCAGAAACAAAGAACTTCTGGAATGGGCTATGGTTCATGGTAATTTTTACGGAACACCTGTTTGGGAAGTTGAGAATAAAATAAATGCAGGTATGAATGTGATAGTTGACGTTGATGTTAAAGGTTTTATGAAGATAAAGAGAAGATACCCTGAAGCCATATCAATATTCATAGTGCCTCCATCAATTGAAGAACTTAAAAATAGACTATTGTCTAGAGAAGGCAAGAAAGAATTTGACGAAAACCTTAGAAAAAGATTTGAGAAAGCAACTTACGAAATGTCCTTTAGGGAGCTTTATGACTATGTAGTAGTAAATGATGACCTTGATAGAGCTTGTGAAGAATTAAAATCAATAATCCTAAAAAACATTGAAAAACAGTTTTAA
- a CDS encoding YicC family protein, with translation MRSMTGFSYISKDTDYGKITIYLKSLNSRFLEIKTIIPTTIQFVEEIARKVIKNSFKRGKVELVIDFYPKTNDFDIHINKELARVYFESLRSLSNYLGLLPDIEIVDIARMQDVISIVRPEPPLELKKQIEILIKKSVANVLKQRIKEGELVRNECIMAVDKVRKNLEKISERWNIVNTSIEEKVKERVNKFLKEYENRKEIDTSIISFLMKVDINEEIFRLSQHLDDLENLLNSDGELGKKVEFLLQELNREVNTIASKSFDYTISSLVVYIKTELEKIREHIQNIE, from the coding sequence ATGAGGAGCATGACGGGTTTCTCATACATATCAAAAGACACAGACTATGGAAAGATAACAATTTATTTAAAGAGTTTAAACTCACGCTTCCTTGAGATAAAGACAATTATCCCTACCACTATACAGTTTGTTGAGGAGATTGCTAGAAAGGTAATAAAGAACTCGTTTAAGCGAGGTAAGGTTGAACTTGTTATAGATTTCTATCCAAAGACAAATGACTTTGATATACATATTAACAAGGAACTAGCAAGGGTTTATTTTGAATCACTTAGAAGTTTGAGTAATTATCTTGGTTTGTTACCGGACATAGAGATAGTTGATATCGCAAGAATGCAGGATGTCATAAGTATAGTAAGGCCTGAACCACCTTTAGAACTTAAAAAGCAGATAGAGATACTCATAAAGAAGTCAGTTGCTAATGTTTTGAAGCAGAGGATCAAAGAAGGTGAACTTGTAAGGAATGAATGTATTATGGCTGTAGATAAAGTTAGGAAAAATCTAGAGAAGATATCAGAAAGATGGAATATTGTTAATACTAGCATAGAAGAGAAAGTGAAAGAAAGGGTAAATAAATTTCTTAAAGAGTATGAGAATAGAAAAGAGATAGACACATCAATTATAAGTTTTCTTATGAAGGTTGACATAAATGAGGAAATATTTAGATTATCGCAACATCTTGATGATCTTGAAAACCTCCTGAATAGTGATGGAGAGTTGGGTAAGAAAGTAGAGTTTCTTCTTCAGGAGCTTAATAGGGAAGTTAATACAATAGCTTCAAAGTCTTTTGACTATACAATATCATCTTTAGTCGTGTATATAAAGACTGAACTAGAAAAGATAAGGGAGCATATACAAAACATAGAATAG
- a CDS encoding DsrE/DsrF/DrsH-like family protein, whose amino-acid sequence MEKKKDSLSIVVFTDDYDKAMASLVMATGAKATGWDVTLYFTFWGLNLITKKKLSGKYKRNLIQRLFGIINRPSVDSAKLSKFNFGGVGKGMLEVLLKQKKIPNLKELFDYARQLGVKIVACSLAMNVFGLAKDDLEDFVSDIVDVPDYLRIAKESSVAHFIA is encoded by the coding sequence ATGGAGAAGAAAAAAGATTCTCTGTCAATAGTTGTATTTACTGACGATTATGATAAGGCTATGGCTTCACTTGTTATGGCTACTGGTGCAAAAGCAACAGGTTGGGATGTAACGCTATACTTTACATTCTGGGGTTTGAACCTGATAACTAAAAAGAAACTTTCAGGAAAGTATAAGAGAAATCTTATTCAGAGGCTCTTTGGCATTATAAACAGACCTTCAGTTGATAGTGCTAAATTATCAAAGTTTAACTTTGGTGGAGTGGGGAAAGGAATGTTGGAAGTATTACTGAAACAGAAGAAAATTCCTAATCTCAAGGAACTGTTTGATTACGCTAGACAGCTTGGTGTGAAGATAGTTGCTTGCTCGTTGGCTATGAATGTTTTTGGTTTAGCAAAGGATGACCTTGAGGATTTTGTAAGCGATATAGTTGATGTTCCAGACTATTTAAGAATAGCGAAAGAATCTTCAGTAGCACACTTCATAGCGTAA
- a CDS encoding sulfurtransferase TusA family protein, which translates to MSVDFKVDKELDIRGLVCPFTYIKSRLFFDSEVKVGEVVRIITDHEPASRDVPRSFVEDGHEHLGTDVSDGNWIMYFRKK; encoded by the coding sequence ATGTCTGTAGATTTTAAGGTTGATAAAGAGTTAGACATTAGGGGTTTGGTATGCCCATTTACATATATAAAGTCAAGGTTATTTTTTGACAGTGAGGTTAAGGTTGGTGAGGTTGTCAGGATAATAACTGACCACGAGCCTGCATCAAGAGATGTTCCTAGAAGTTTCGTAGAGGATGGGCATGAACATTTAGGAACTGATGTTTCTGATGGCAACTGGATTATGTATTTTAGGAAGAAGTAA
- the tilS gene encoding tRNA lysidine(34) synthetase TilS yields the protein MKAELEKKVLDTINKYKLVSEGDKILVSLSGGVDSVVLLNVLDNLKAKLGIQLGAIHINHLLRHFSSRDELFCINLCNEMGIPCFTFRKNVREFARENNLSIEEAGRIVRYSTIRQFARENGFTKIATAHHIDDNIETLFLRIFKGTSLKGLLLIRPKFQNIIRPLIEITKYEIIEYAKEQKLSFIIDETNYSNEYERNYVRNIIIPTIYPRFPNFREKIYNLISDLRDLYSIVEMLTKNAINQYVVFEKDSAVINLKITEDYPKIITREVVKKILSYFKTPISRKVLDRISYETRGYGNKVVVKFKNIIVLREYDKLRIKKIEHYSREPKKTKISEVEFISYFDVDIDVSELDVNENFIQKIKTNSSRVLYFDLDGVKKVEIRRREKGDYIKLDFGNKKIKDILIDEKIPLSERDKAVVVDSNKGIVGIYYGKIRVASNFLLKTGHRKVCRIRFNSD from the coding sequence ATGAAAGCAGAACTAGAAAAAAAGGTGCTAGATACCATCAACAAGTATAAACTTGTGTCAGAAGGTGACAAAATATTAGTATCTCTGTCTGGTGGTGTAGATTCTGTTGTCCTACTAAATGTTCTAGATAACCTTAAGGCAAAACTTGGTATCCAGTTAGGTGCTATACACATTAACCATCTCTTGAGACACTTTTCTTCAAGAGACGAACTTTTCTGCATAAACTTATGTAATGAAATGGGGATACCTTGTTTCACTTTTCGTAAGAATGTAAGAGAGTTTGCTAGAGAAAACAACTTATCCATTGAAGAAGCAGGTAGAATAGTAAGGTACTCCACAATAAGGCAATTCGCTAGAGAAAATGGCTTTACCAAGATAGCAACCGCACATCACATTGACGACAACATTGAGACACTATTTTTGAGAATCTTCAAAGGGACATCTCTGAAAGGGCTTCTACTAATAAGACCGAAGTTTCAAAACATCATTCGTCCTCTTATTGAGATAACAAAATATGAAATAATAGAGTATGCAAAAGAGCAAAAACTCAGTTTCATAATTGATGAGACAAACTACTCTAACGAATACGAGAGAAACTATGTAAGAAACATCATCATACCAACAATCTATCCAAGGTTCCCAAACTTCAGAGAGAAGATATACAACCTCATAAGTGATTTAAGAGATTTGTATAGTATAGTTGAGATGCTAACAAAAAATGCTATTAACCAGTATGTGGTATTTGAGAAGGATTCCGCGGTAATCAACTTAAAGATTACCGAAGACTACCCCAAAATAATCACCAGAGAAGTCGTAAAAAAAATACTCTCATACTTTAAAACTCCCATTAGTAGAAAGGTGCTTGACAGGATTTCTTACGAAACACGAGGATATGGGAATAAAGTAGTTGTGAAATTCAAAAACATTATTGTCTTGAGAGAGTATGATAAATTAAGGATAAAGAAGATTGAACACTATTCAAGAGAACCAAAGAAAACAAAAATCTCGGAAGTTGAGTTTATCTCATACTTTGATGTTGATATAGATGTTAGTGAGTTAGATGTCAATGAAAATTTTATCCAGAAGATAAAGACAAACTCTTCAAGAGTACTTTACTTTGACCTAGATGGTGTCAAGAAGGTTGAGATAAGAAGAAGGGAAAAAGGAGACTACATTAAACTAGACTTTGGCAACAAGAAGATAAAGGATATACTAATAGACGAGAAGATACCATTAAGTGAAAGGGATAAGGCAGTAGTTGTAGATAGTAACAAAGGTATCGTTGGCATCTACTACGGCAAGATTAGAGTAGCAAGCAACTTTCTACTCAAAACTGGACACAGAAAAGTTTGCAGGATAAGATTCAATTCAGATTAA
- a CDS encoding PAS domain-containing protein: MVKTIKDVIHYLYRFKSPILIISNLDGFQGYVRTKDVVSLMNLGVEDVLSIYKELKLEPISNIFSENLNDNNVIPVILTYDNTIDLVSKKELKYITSDDPTLLEINFESILKNLPLPIIITDRFNRIVWLNLASTRELSLSYDDLVGKSILPFLDSGKASISIRNRNFRVIHSELIAVDVKVNIYMLI, encoded by the coding sequence ATGGTCAAGACAATAAAAGATGTTATTCATTACTTATACAGGTTTAAAAGTCCGATCCTAATAATATCCAATCTTGATGGTTTTCAAGGTTATGTAAGAACAAAAGATGTAGTTTCACTTATGAACTTAGGAGTTGAGGATGTGTTAAGCATATACAAAGAACTCAAATTAGAACCAATTTCTAATATTTTCAGCGAAAACCTTAACGATAATAATGTAATACCTGTTATACTTACTTACGATAATACTATTGATTTAGTATCAAAAAAAGAGTTGAAGTATATCACAAGTGATGATCCAACATTGCTTGAGATTAACTTTGAAAGTATACTCAAAAATTTACCTCTTCCTATCATAATAACTGATAGGTTTAATAGGATAGTTTGGTTGAATCTTGCTTCTACGAGAGAATTATCTTTAAGTTATGATGATTTGGTTGGTAAGAGCATATTGCCTTTCCTTGACAGTGGTAAAGCATCAATAAGCATAAGGAATAGGAATTTCAGAGTTATACACTCCGAGCTAATAGCAGTAGATGTGAAAGTTAATATTTATATGTTAATCTGA
- the fliH gene encoding flagellar assembly protein FliH, whose protein sequence is MDEMDKKNKDKIMISLSVKKKLNEDEYVIDNEYRLETPKFFRKKIEEKITEEEKRLSSLQSEIENLNKEIERKKEELSKLEENIIEEANEKAAKIIDEAEKVAFNKVKSSLEEKNLNIKEGEKEKERIIEEAKREANRIIQEAMAEAERIKKEAYEKGFDKGVEDGFNAGKNEIVLLSNRLKEITSYIVNKRNEIVNKSEREVVELALEVVRKVLKEIRENEKDIVVRQIKYVLSKLSGSTKFIVRVNPADIDIVSRHKEEFIKMIEQGSDVKIFEDHFVEQGGVIVETDTTTIDAQITSQLLEIEEKIKTLLP, encoded by the coding sequence ATGGATGAGATGGATAAGAAGAACAAAGACAAAATTATGATAAGCCTATCTGTGAAAAAGAAGTTAAACGAAGATGAGTATGTGATTGATAATGAGTATAGGCTAGAAACACCAAAGTTTTTTAGAAAAAAAATAGAAGAGAAGATAACAGAAGAGGAGAAAAGGTTATCATCTCTTCAGAGCGAAATTGAAAACCTAAACAAAGAAATTGAAAGGAAAAAAGAAGAACTTAGCAAACTTGAAGAGAATATTATTGAAGAGGCTAACGAGAAGGCAGCAAAGATTATAGATGAGGCTGAAAAAGTTGCGTTCAATAAAGTGAAGTCATCGTTGGAGGAGAAGAACTTAAACATAAAAGAAGGTGAAAAGGAGAAGGAGAGGATAATTGAAGAAGCGAAGAGAGAAGCAAACAGGATAATTCAAGAGGCAATGGCGGAGGCTGAAAGAATAAAGAAAGAGGCTTATGAGAAAGGTTTTGATAAAGGGGTAGAGGATGGATTTAATGCTGGAAAGAATGAGATTGTTTTGTTGTCAAACAGACTAAAGGAGATAACATCTTACATTGTAAATAAAAGGAATGAAATAGTGAATAAATCAGAGAGAGAGGTTGTTGAACTAGCACTTGAGGTTGTGAGGAAGGTTCTTAAAGAGATAAGAGAGAACGAAAAAGATATTGTTGTCAGACAGATTAAGTATGTCCTTTCAAAACTTTCTGGTAGTACTAAATTTATAGTTAGGGTTAATCCAGCAGACATTGACATCGTTTCAAGGCACAAAGAAGAGTTTATCAAGATGATTGAACAAGGTAGTGATGTAAAGATATTTGAGGATCATTTCGTTGAACAGGGAGGTGTGATTGTTGAAACTGATACCACTACGATTGACGCACAGATAACTTCACAACTCCTTGAGATAGAGGAGAAAATTAAGACACTTCTTCCATAA
- a CDS encoding ROK family protein, producing MYVGIDLGGTNIKAGMIDDEGMIVSSLSIPTEANQGWDKVISNIKKILKDLVSDRVKAIGIGIPGPVDFERGIIKEMPAIPGAKNVEIAKEIQSDFKKPTFVDNDANNFALGEVVFGVAKGKKYVIGITLGTGIGGGIVIDGRLYRGSRNYAGEVGHMVISPNGQQCNCGKFGCWEAYGSATAIIRNALSSKKRDINSKLNDYPSEKIDAKLVIELSKEGDEFCSGIAQNAFFYIGIGIASLVNILNPEMVVIGGGVSLAGEYLIKTVRRVAFENILPPLREGLEIALSRFGNNAGMLGAAGLAKTEFERLNV from the coding sequence ATGTACGTAGGCATTGACCTTGGCGGGACTAATATAAAAGCAGGTATGATAGACGACGAAGGAATGATAGTATCAAGCCTTTCAATACCAACAGAAGCAAATCAAGGTTGGGATAAGGTAATATCAAACATCAAAAAAATTTTGAAAGACTTGGTAAGCGATAGAGTGAAAGCGATAGGAATAGGTATTCCAGGACCTGTAGATTTTGAGAGAGGCATAATAAAGGAGATGCCAGCCATTCCCGGTGCAAAGAATGTAGAGATAGCAAAAGAAATTCAAAGTGATTTTAAGAAACCTACTTTTGTTGATAATGATGCTAACAATTTCGCACTCGGTGAAGTTGTCTTTGGGGTTGCTAAAGGAAAGAAGTATGTAATTGGAATAACACTTGGGACAGGGATTGGTGGTGGGATAGTTATTGATGGAAGATTATATAGAGGTAGCAGAAACTATGCAGGAGAGGTTGGACACATGGTAATATCTCCAAACGGACAACAGTGTAATTGCGGTAAGTTTGGTTGTTGGGAGGCTTACGGCTCTGCTACCGCCATCATAAGGAACGCATTATCTTCAAAGAAAAGAGACATAAATTCAAAACTAAACGACTATCCTAGTGAAAAGATAGATGCAAAGTTGGTGATTGAACTATCAAAAGAAGGTGATGAATTCTGTAGTGGAATAGCCCAAAATGCTTTCTTCTACATAGGTATAGGTATAGCATCTCTTGTAAATATTCTAAACCCTGAAATGGTTGTGATAGGAGGTGGTGTATCACTCGCTGGAGAATACCTAATTAAAACCGTCAGAAGAGTAGCATTTGAGAATATTTTACCTCCATTGAGAGAAGGGTTGGAAATAGCCTTGAGTAGGTTTGGTAATAACGCTGGGATGCTTGGAGCAGCAGGTCTTGCTAAAACAGAGTTTGAAAGACTAAATGTATAG
- the dapF gene encoding diaminopimelate epimerase, translating to MNLEFTKAEALGNDYILLDLFRHPDYERLLDKMGVIAPILSDRHFGIGGDGVIFIIPSESYDCEMRIFNSDGSEAEMCGNGIRQVVRYFYENINSKESVSVNTKAGLKVIDVLKKDEGLLFRVDMGDPIFEPSKVPVDTSVIDGDRIINRSFDFGFGKYSINVVSMGNPHCVIFSDDLSGVNLSEIGPRIERHPLFPNRVNVEFVRILKSDEIAMRVWERGSGETMACGTGACASVVSAVVNGLVRPGRVKVHLLGGDLEVEYDGSGRVYMIGGANIVFNGFWQKKLYI from the coding sequence ATGAACCTAGAATTTACTAAAGCCGAAGCCTTAGGAAACGACTATATTCTACTTGACCTTTTTAGACATCCAGATTATGAGAGACTTTTAGATAAGATGGGGGTTATTGCTCCCATCCTTTCTGATAGACACTTCGGGATAGGTGGAGATGGTGTAATATTTATCATACCTTCGGAGAGTTATGACTGTGAGATGAGAATATTCAACTCCGATGGTAGTGAAGCAGAGATGTGTGGAAATGGAATAAGACAAGTTGTCAGATACTTCTACGAGAATATAAACAGCAAAGAAAGTGTATCTGTTAATACGAAAGCAGGTCTCAAGGTTATTGATGTCCTGAAGAAGGATGAGGGTTTGCTTTTCAGAGTTGATATGGGTGATCCTATATTTGAGCCAAGTAAAGTTCCTGTAGATACGTCTGTAATTGATGGAGATAGGATTATTAACAGATCGTTTGATTTTGGGTTTGGTAAGTATAGTATAAATGTTGTTTCAATGGGTAATCCTCACTGTGTTATATTTTCCGATGACCTTTCAGGTGTGAATTTAAGTGAGATAGGACCTAGGATAGAAAGACATCCTTTATTTCCGAATAGGGTGAATGTAGAGTTTGTAAGAATTTTGAAGTCTGATGAGATTGCTATGAGAGTTTGGGAGAGAGGTAGTGGTGAGACTATGGCTTGTGGAACTGGTGCTTGTGCGTCAGTAGTTTCTGCGGTTGTAAATGGACTAGTTAGACCGGGTAGAGTCAAAGTTCATCTTCTTGGAGGAGACTTGGAAGTTGAATATGATGGTAGTGGTAGAGTTTATATGATAGGCGGAGCAAATATTGTATTCAACGGGTTTTGGCAGAAAAAACTATACATTTAG
- a CDS encoding DNA starvation/stationary phase protection protein, translating into MIKVDVEKMDVGLSEKVREQIAGMLFKVLSDDFVVYVKARNYHWNVVGPHFKELHEFFQKVYEQIFEEIDDVAERIRALGLKVPASMKNFLSETKLSETSEFLTDRQMLESLLADYESMIRDIREYVGIASSNKDEATANFLAEILERKEKTAWMIRATLEK; encoded by the coding sequence ATGATTAAAGTAGATGTTGAGAAGATGGACGTTGGACTATCGGAGAAGGTTAGAGAGCAAATAGCGGGAATGTTGTTCAAGGTTCTGTCGGATGATTTTGTTGTGTATGTTAAGGCTAGGAATTATCACTGGAATGTCGTAGGACCTCACTTTAAGGAATTACACGAGTTTTTCCAGAAGGTATATGAACAGATATTTGAAGAGATTGATGATGTTGCCGAGAGAATTAGAGCACTAGGATTGAAAGTTCCTGCGAGTATGAAAAACTTCCTTTCAGAAACCAAACTTTCAGAGACTTCAGAGTTCTTGACTGATAGACAGATGCTAGAGAGCCTTTTAGCGGATTACGAGAGTATGATAAGAGACATAAGAGAGTATGTCGGTATAGCATCCTCAAACAAGGATGAGGCAACCGCAAACTTTTTAGCAGAAATACTAGAGAGGAAGGAAAAAACTGCCTGGATGATAAGGGCGACGCTTGAGAAATAG
- the serA gene encoding phosphoglycerate dehydrogenase, translated as MGSKVKILCADGFSKAGLEILSYYENISVTVNEKTSKEELISQIPDYDVLVVRSATKVDKDVIDASKKLKIIARAGVGLDTIDVNYATQKGIIVMNSPTGNVISTAEHALALLFSIARKIPFAHISTVNGGWDRKSFRGVELYRKKIGIVGLGKIGTEVAKRCIALGMEVLAYDPFVTDERASQLGVKLCSLEEIYKESDFITFHVPLSEQTKNMVTKKEIEMMKPSVRIINCARGGIINEKDLADALNSGRIAGAAIDVFSTEPPVNNPLIGAKNCIVVPHLGASTEEAQENVSIEIAESIIKFFKDEVIINAVNMPSISLQKYKELKSFIDMGETVGKIISQLSDGGVLQIVVSYSGHIVEDPVQIITRAVAKGFMEKIVGDETVNFVNSLLYLEARGIKLTETKEDEAFSVFSNLIKVSLITKTKKVEIWYTVYPNNDAKIVRIDNYYLELNPTENMLFVRNYDKPGVIGFLGVVLGDAGINIGEMKVTRARRGEKALTIITLDSEAPKEILDKISSHPDIIEVRKVTL; from the coding sequence ATGGGAAGCAAGGTAAAGATTTTGTGTGCTGATGGTTTTTCAAAAGCAGGATTGGAAATACTTTCATATTACGAGAATATATCTGTTACGGTTAATGAAAAAACCTCAAAGGAGGAACTTATATCTCAAATCCCTGACTACGATGTTCTAGTAGTTAGGAGTGCTACCAAAGTTGATAAAGATGTAATTGACGCTAGTAAGAAACTTAAGATAATAGCCAGAGCAGGAGTTGGTCTTGACACTATTGATGTTAATTACGCTACTCAAAAGGGGATAATAGTAATGAACTCACCAACAGGAAATGTGATATCCACCGCAGAACATGCTCTTGCTCTTCTTTTCTCAATAGCAAGGAAAATTCCTTTCGCACACATCTCAACTGTTAATGGAGGTTGGGATAGAAAATCATTCAGAGGTGTTGAACTCTATAGGAAAAAGATAGGTATAGTAGGGCTTGGAAAGATCGGAACAGAAGTTGCCAAAAGATGTATAGCACTAGGTATGGAAGTTCTAGCTTACGACCCATTCGTAACAGATGAGAGAGCATCACAACTAGGTGTAAAATTATGTTCGCTTGAAGAGATATATAAAGAGTCTGACTTCATAACATTCCATGTTCCGCTATCCGAACAAACTAAAAATATGGTCACAAAGAAAGAGATTGAGATGATGAAACCTAGTGTTAGGATAATAAACTGCGCAAGAGGAGGTATAATAAACGAGAAAGACCTTGCTGATGCTTTGAATTCCGGTAGAATAGCAGGTGCTGCGATTGATGTCTTCTCCACAGAACCACCAGTAAATAATCCTCTAATTGGTGCGAAAAACTGTATTGTCGTTCCTCACCTAGGTGCATCAACAGAAGAAGCACAGGAGAATGTCTCAATAGAGATAGCAGAGTCTATTATAAAGTTCTTCAAAGATGAAGTTATCATAAACGCTGTCAATATGCCATCAATAAGCCTACAGAAATATAAAGAACTCAAGTCCTTCATAGACATGGGTGAGACTGTCGGAAAGATAATATCTCAACTATCCGATGGTGGTGTATTACAGATAGTCGTATCTTATTCAGGACACATAGTTGAAGACCCAGTACAAATAATTACAAGAGCAGTCGCTAAAGGTTTTATGGAAAAGATAGTTGGTGACGAAACTGTCAATTTTGTAAATTCACTACTCTACCTTGAAGCAAGAGGAATAAAACTGACTGAAACGAAAGAGGATGAAGCATTTTCAGTATTTTCAAACCTCATAAAAGTTTCACTTATAACCAAAACCAAGAAAGTTGAGATTTGGTATACAGTATATCCTAACAATGATGCAAAGATAGTTAGAATAGACAATTACTATCTTGAACTGAACCCAACAGAAAACATGCTATTTGTAAGAAACTATGACAAACCCGGAGTGATAGGTTTTCTCGGTGTTGTGTTAGGAGATGCCGGTATAAACATAGGAGAGATGAAGGTTACGAGGGCAAGGAGAGGTGAAAAGGCACTTACAATAATAACACTAGACTCCGAAGCACCAAAGGAGATACTAGACAAAATATCTTCACATCCAGACATAATTGAGGTTAGAAAAGTAACACTTTAG